A genome region from Flavobacterium sp. CFS9 includes the following:
- a CDS encoding conjugal transfer protein TraD, translating to MEALIVICLLIIIMLLLHDKFQGRISNAEKKTGFDKRSRNLPDLMGLTREFKSLLTPHDANGCHIKAARDEAHNFDPEISGEQHQTDWEVKLDDANDYLPDLEDEEEERNSFGISIGNSGFAQGVTFEELSSVGMMLQEESLEPSQKETAAALIQKIQGTELFNLLENSMEDASRKMAELLDGRLSSINKKSTLTEEKSDPNDFDIREFA from the coding sequence ATGGAAGCTTTAATTGTGATATGTCTGCTTATCATCATAATGCTGCTTTTGCATGATAAATTTCAGGGAAGGATATCGAATGCTGAAAAAAAAACAGGATTTGATAAACGAAGCAGGAATCTTCCGGATCTAATGGGACTTACTAGGGAATTCAAGAGCCTTCTAACGCCGCACGATGCCAATGGCTGCCATATTAAGGCAGCAAGAGATGAAGCGCATAATTTTGATCCAGAAATCAGCGGGGAACAACACCAAACAGATTGGGAGGTCAAGCTCGATGATGCAAATGATTATTTGCCTGATTTGGAGGATGAGGAGGAAGAGCGGAATAGTTTTGGAATTTCCATAGGGAATAGCGGTTTTGCCCAAGGGGTTACCTTCGAAGAATTAAGCTCAGTGGGGATGATGCTGCAGGAGGAAAGCCTGGAGCCATCCCAAAAGGAAACAGCAGCAGCGTTGATTCAGAAAATACAAGGAACTGAATTATTCAACCTACTGGAAAATTCCATGGAAGATGCTTCTCGAAAAATGGCAGAGCTCTTGGACGGGAGGCTTTCTTCCATAAATAAAAAATCTACTTTAACGGAAGAAAAAAGTGATCCAAATGATTTCGATATTAGGGAGTTTGCGTAA